CGATTTCAGCGAAAGCTCCCAGCGCAACATCTACGCCAAGCTCTCCGGCATCATAGACCAGATGCCGCTGTCCAAGGTCGTGGCCAAGGGCGAGCTGGTGGCGGTCAAGGTCCATTTTGGCGAGCGGGGCAACACCGCCTTCGTTCAGCCGCACTTTGTGCGGGCGGTGGTGGACAAGATAAAAGCGCTGGGGGCCAAGCCCTTCGTCACCGATGCCAACACCCTGTATGTGGGCAGCCGCTCCAATTCGGTCGATCACCTGGAGACGGCCCACCAGCACGGGTTCACCTACTCCTCGCTGGGATGTCCGGTGATGATAGCCGACGGCCTGCGGGGCGGGGCGTATGTGGAGGTCGAGGTCAACGGCACCCACCTCAAGAAAGTGAAGCTGGCCCACGACCTGTACAAGGCCGACGCCATCGTCTGCGTCACCCACTTTAAGGGCCACGAGCTGGCGGGCTTCGGCGGCAGCATCAAGAATTTGGGGATGGGCGGCGGGGCCCGGGGCGGCAAGCTGGCCATGCATTCCGATGTCACGCCGGTGATCAAGGCCGAGAAGTGCATGGCCTGCGGCAAGTGCGC
This genomic stretch from bacterium harbors:
- a CDS encoding DUF362 domain-containing protein yields the protein MSSKVYFTDFSESSQRNIYAKLSGIIDQMPLSKVVAKGELVAVKVHFGERGNTAFVQPHFVRAVVDKIKALGAKPFVTDANTLYVGSRSNSVDHLETAHQHGFTYSSLGCPVMIADGLRGGAYVEVEVNGTHLKKVKLAHDLYKADAIVCVTHFKGHELAGFGGSIKNLGMGGGARGGKLAMHSDVTPVIKAEKCMACGKCAENCPADAIAIDKYAVIDPKKCIGCGSCIVVCPTHAARNGWDTGAQKMQEKMAEYLAGFAQNKKGKIGYLNFIMNVSPACDCYGHADNPIVPDLGICGSLDPVAIDAASNDLVMQSGGNKNSALEKAHKPGSDKFRDIYAEVDWAWQLDHAEKLGLGSRKYELVKVE